One Pasteurella dagmatis DNA segment encodes these proteins:
- a CDS encoding LysR family transcriptional regulator: MDIRHLRYFISIVDNDFNLSRTSQNLYISQPALSMMISDFEQREAVQLFKRSKGKIIGLTYAGENYYNDAKELIQKYNEMNKNLHKVTKQITGNVTIGIPPLVLSVVFSEIMPNLILNNPDINFTIKEQGAYVLRNELLLGNIDFAALLYPEHISKNIIDSVELVHSELAVFLSPNHHLTQKEKLEWKDLHNEKLAIFDKTFFIYHQLTSAFELHNVYPNVILESSSWDFLLNSAKINKDLLTILPLPIAEQYPSNDFVCRRIKDPIPWIVTLCRLKKNTYSSTESYIFDSLLKGFS; this comes from the coding sequence ATGGATATTAGACATCTACGCTATTTTATTTCGATTGTAGATAATGATTTCAACTTAAGTCGCACGTCACAAAATCTTTATATCTCGCAACCTGCTTTAAGTATGATGATTAGCGATTTTGAGCAACGAGAGGCGGTACAACTGTTTAAACGTTCGAAAGGAAAAATTATTGGCTTAACTTATGCTGGAGAGAATTATTATAACGATGCAAAAGAGTTGATTCAAAAATATAATGAGATGAATAAAAATTTGCATAAAGTCACAAAACAAATAACGGGTAATGTAACAATTGGAATTCCACCTTTAGTGTTATCTGTTGTATTTTCTGAAATAATGCCAAATCTTATTTTAAATAATCCTGATATTAATTTTACAATAAAAGAACAAGGTGCTTATGTACTAAGAAATGAATTATTATTAGGTAATATTGATTTTGCTGCATTATTATATCCAGAACATATTTCTAAAAATATTATCGACTCTGTTGAACTTGTACATTCAGAATTAGCTGTATTTCTTTCTCCAAATCACCACCTCACTCAAAAAGAAAAACTAGAATGGAAAGATTTACATAATGAAAAATTGGCTATTTTTGATAAAACCTTTTTTATTTACCACCAATTAACCTCTGCCTTTGAATTACATAATGTGTATCCTAATGTGATTTTAGAATCCAGTTCGTGGGATTTTTTATTAAACTCAGCAAAAATCAATAAAGATTTATTAACAATTTTACCTTTACCAATTGCAGAACAATATCCATCAAATGATTTTGTTTGTCGTCGAATTAAAGATCCTATTCCTTGGATTGTGACCTTATGCCGATTAAAGAAAAATACTTACTCAAGTACAGAGAGTTATATTTTTGACTCATTATTAAAGGGATTTAGTTAA